One stretch of Elephas maximus indicus isolate mEleMax1 chromosome 22, mEleMax1 primary haplotype, whole genome shotgun sequence DNA includes these proteins:
- the MORN3 gene encoding MORN repeat-containing protein 3 isoform X1 has product MHRDSTCGPTEAADMPITKYPQKSQPLWKEWDRKAQKNGPRHEVHAVNGDRYMGEWKDDMRHGKGTQIWKKKGAIYEGDWKLGKRDGYGTLSLPDQETGKYRKVYSGWWAGDKKSGYGIQFFGPKEYYEGDWCRNQRSGWGRMYYSNGDIYEGQWLNDKPHGEGMLRLKNGNRYEGYWQRGMKNGPGRFFHLDHGQLFEGFWVDSVAKCGTMIDFGRDEAPEPTQFPIPQVGSPPPALTRALQPHPDRQTDTSILSPPCPTREQTSKLCAQSGHPQRGWQPWASMAPKPTFGASLQVKILDPDGVLEEALAMFKKTEEE; this is encoded by the exons ATGCACCGCGACAG CACCTGTGGCCCCACCGAAGCAGCTGACATGCCCATCACCAAGTACCCCCAGAAGTCACAGCCCCTGTGGAAGGAGTGGGACCGGAAGGCCCAGAAGAACGGGCCGAGGCACGAGGTACATGCTGTCAATGGCGACCGCTACATGGGCGAGTGGAAGGACGACATGAGGCATG GGAAAGGAACACAGATCTGGAAGAAGAAAGGTGCCATCTATGAGGGGGATTGGAAGCTTGGGAAGCGAGATGGCTATGGCACCCTCAGCCTTCCTGACCAAGAGACGGGAAAGTACAGGAAAGTTTACTCGGGCTGGTGGGCAGGCGATAAGAAATCG GGCTATGGGATCCAGTTTTTCGGACCTAAGGAGTATTACGAGGGTGACTGGTGTCGAAACCAGCGCAGCGGATGGGGCCGCATGTACTACAGCAACGGCGACATCTACGAGGGCCAGTGGTTGAACGACAAGCCCCACGGGGAGGGCATGTTGCGCCTGA AGAATGGAAACCGCTACGAAGGCTACTGGCAGAGAGGCATGAAGAATGGGCCAGGGCGTTTCTTCCACCTGGACCACGGTCAGCTGTTCGAAGGCTTCTGGGTGGACAGCGTGGCCAAGTGTGGCACCATGATCGACTTTGGCCGTGACGAGGCCCCTGAACCCACTCAGTTCCCCATTCCTCAGGTGGGCAGCCCTCCTCCTGCCCTCACCAGGGCCCTGCAGCCACacccagacagacagacagacaccagCATCCTCAGCCCACCTTGCCCCACCAGGGAACAGACAAGCAAGCTGTGTGCTCAGTCTGGGCATCCCCAGCGAGGCTGGCAGCCCTGGGCttccatggcccccaaacccacCTTTGGTGCTTCCCTCCAGGTCAAAATCCTAGACCCTGATGGTGTGCTGGAAGAAGCACTGGCCATGTTCAAGAAGACTGAGGAGGAATGA
- the MORN3 gene encoding MORN repeat-containing protein 3 isoform X3: MGYGIQFFGPKEYYEGDWCRNQRSGWGRMYYSNGDIYEGQWLNDKPHGEGMLRLKNGNRYEGYWQRGMKNGPGRFFHLDHGQLFEGFWVDSVAKCGTMIDFGRDEAPEPTQFPIPQVGSPPPALTRALQPHPDRQTDTSILSPPCPTREQTSKLCAQSGHPQRGWQPWASMAPKPTFGASLQVKILDPDGVLEEALAMFKKTEEE, from the exons ATG GGCTATGGGATCCAGTTTTTCGGACCTAAGGAGTATTACGAGGGTGACTGGTGTCGAAACCAGCGCAGCGGATGGGGCCGCATGTACTACAGCAACGGCGACATCTACGAGGGCCAGTGGTTGAACGACAAGCCCCACGGGGAGGGCATGTTGCGCCTGA AGAATGGAAACCGCTACGAAGGCTACTGGCAGAGAGGCATGAAGAATGGGCCAGGGCGTTTCTTCCACCTGGACCACGGTCAGCTGTTCGAAGGCTTCTGGGTGGACAGCGTGGCCAAGTGTGGCACCATGATCGACTTTGGCCGTGACGAGGCCCCTGAACCCACTCAGTTCCCCATTCCTCAGGTGGGCAGCCCTCCTCCTGCCCTCACCAGGGCCCTGCAGCCACacccagacagacagacagacaccagCATCCTCAGCCCACCTTGCCCCACCAGGGAACAGACAAGCAAGCTGTGTGCTCAGTCTGGGCATCCCCAGCGAGGCTGGCAGCCCTGGGCttccatggcccccaaacccacCTTTGGTGCTTCCCTCCAGGTCAAAATCCTAGACCCTGATGGTGTGCTGGAAGAAGCACTGGCCATGTTCAAGAAGACTGAGGAGGAATGA
- the MORN3 gene encoding MORN repeat-containing protein 3 isoform X2: protein MHRDSTCGPTEAADMPITKYPQKSQPLWKEWDRKAQKNGPRHEVHAVNGDRYMGEWKDDMRHGKGTQIWKKKGAIYEGDWKLGKRDGYGTLSLPDQETGKYRKVYSGWWAGDKKSGYGIQFFGPKEYYEGDWCRNQRSGWGRMYYSNGDIYEGQWLNDKPHGEGMLRLKNGNRYEGYWQRGMKNGPGRFFHLDHGQLFEGFWVDSVAKCGTMIDFGRDEAPEPTQFPIPQVKILDPDGVLEEALAMFKKTEEE from the exons ATGCACCGCGACAG CACCTGTGGCCCCACCGAAGCAGCTGACATGCCCATCACCAAGTACCCCCAGAAGTCACAGCCCCTGTGGAAGGAGTGGGACCGGAAGGCCCAGAAGAACGGGCCGAGGCACGAGGTACATGCTGTCAATGGCGACCGCTACATGGGCGAGTGGAAGGACGACATGAGGCATG GGAAAGGAACACAGATCTGGAAGAAGAAAGGTGCCATCTATGAGGGGGATTGGAAGCTTGGGAAGCGAGATGGCTATGGCACCCTCAGCCTTCCTGACCAAGAGACGGGAAAGTACAGGAAAGTTTACTCGGGCTGGTGGGCAGGCGATAAGAAATCG GGCTATGGGATCCAGTTTTTCGGACCTAAGGAGTATTACGAGGGTGACTGGTGTCGAAACCAGCGCAGCGGATGGGGCCGCATGTACTACAGCAACGGCGACATCTACGAGGGCCAGTGGTTGAACGACAAGCCCCACGGGGAGGGCATGTTGCGCCTGA AGAATGGAAACCGCTACGAAGGCTACTGGCAGAGAGGCATGAAGAATGGGCCAGGGCGTTTCTTCCACCTGGACCACGGTCAGCTGTTCGAAGGCTTCTGGGTGGACAGCGTGGCCAAGTGTGGCACCATGATCGACTTTGGCCGTGACGAGGCCCCTGAACCCACTCAGTTCCCCATTCCTCAG GTCAAAATCCTAGACCCTGATGGTGTGCTGGAAGAAGCACTGGCCATGTTCAAGAAGACTGAGGAGGAATGA